In Eleginops maclovinus isolate JMC-PN-2008 ecotype Puerto Natales chromosome 10, JC_Emac_rtc_rv5, whole genome shotgun sequence, the following proteins share a genomic window:
- the tom1l2 gene encoding TOM1-like protein 2 isoform X2: MEFLLGNPYSTPVGHCIERATDGSLQNEDWTLNMEICDIINETEDGPKDAIRAVKKRLNGNRNYREVMLTLTVLETGVKNCGHRFHALVTSRDFVDGVLVKIISPKNNPPTIVQDKVLALIQAWADAFRSSPDLTGVVQVYEELKRKGIEFPLSELETLSPIRTPQRLASAPEGDSTLHKFSSTPQPPPQVIPPAYTAPQVPDIHAAGSINPTPEQICRLRSELDIVRGNTKVMSEMLTEMVPGQEDASDYELLQELNRTCRAMQQRIMELISCVSNESVTEELLHVNDDLNNIFLRFERYERFRSGRSSAQSVNNGVLSEATEDNLIDLGPGSPAVVSNMPNAPPTSLPPSITAPPGRPSSPATLASRLAGLDMGADSVSSTLSSLSSCKPPPGQDDFDVFAQTRTGAQPEPRTTTAAEDSITSEDPPPTLDVQQPTAGVGVGGQSSVMDDIEEWLCTDVIGDEGEEGEEGVTSEEFDKFLEERAKAAEMVPGLPSPPGGEPGVAQGTPSRKKPDRPEDALFAM; the protein is encoded by the exons ATGGAGTTCCTTTTGGGAAATCCTTACAGTACCCCTGTGGGGCATTGCATTG AGAGAGCTACTGATGGCTCTCTGCAAAATGAAGACTGGACCCTTAACATGGAAATATGTGACATCATCAATGAAACAGAGGATGG GCCAAAGGATGCCATTAGAGCAGTGAAGAAGAGGTTGAATGGCAACAGGAACTATAGGGAAGTGATGTTGACTTTAACG GTCCTGGAAACGGGTGTGAAGAACTGCGGTCATCGTTTCCATGCGTTGGTCACTAGCAGGGATTTTGTGGATGGCGTGCTAGTTAAAATAATCTCCCCTAAAAACAACCCGCCTACAATCGTACAAGATAAAGTACTCGCGCTGATTCAG GCATGGGCTGATGCGTTCAGGAGCAGTCCAGACCTCACAGGCGTTGTCCAGGTCTACGAGGAGCTAAAGAGGAAAGGCATCGAGTTCCCGctgtcagagctggagacccTTTCACCTATACGCACACCTCAGCGG TTGGCATCTGCTCCAGAGGGAGACTCCACCCTACACAAGTTCAGCTCCACTCCTCAGCCCCCTCCACAGGTCATCCCACCAGCCTACACCGCCCCTCAGGTCCCAGACATTCATGCCGCTGGATCCATCAATCCCACACCTGAACAG atctgcCGGCTGCGCAGTGAGCTGGACATTGTGCGTGGAAACACTAAAGTGATGTCGGAGATGTTGACCGAGATGGTCCCGGGACAGGAGGACGCTTCAGACTACGAGTTATTACAG gagctGAACAGGACTTGTAGAGCCATGCAGCAGAGGATAATGGAGCTCATCTCTTGTGTTTCCAATGAGTCAGTgactgaagagctgctgcatgTCAACGATGACCTCAACAACATTTTCCTACGCTTCGAAAG GTATGAGAGGTTTAGATCTGGACGGTCCTCGGCTCAGAGTGTCAACAACGGG GTCCTGAGCGAGGCGACGGAGGACAACCTGATAGACCTCGGCCCCGGCTCCCCGGCGGTCGTCAGCAACATGCCCAACGCACCCCCAACCAGCTTGCCCCCCTCCATCACAGCCCCCCCGGGAAGGCCTTCCTCTCCAGCCACCTTGGCGTCCCGCCTGGCCGGCCTCG ACATGGGTGCTGACAGTGTGAGCAGCACCCTGAGCTCTCTGTCCAGCTGTAAGCCCCCCCCGGGTCAGGACGACTTCGATGTGTTCGCTCAGACCCGAACCGGAGCGCAGCCCGAACCACGCACGAC GACTGCAGCAGAGGACAGCATCACCTCTGAAGACCCCCCCCCAACTCTGGACGTCCAGCAGCCGACTGCAGGAGTG GGTGTCGGAGGCCAGTCCTCTGTCATGGATGACATAGAGGAGTGGCTGTGTACTGATGTG ataggagatgaaggagaagaaggagaagaaggcgTGACAAGTGAAG AGTTCGACAAGTTCCTGGAGGAGCGAGCCAAAGCCGCAGAGATGGTGCCCGGCCTCCCGTCGCCCCCTGGTGGCGAGCCAGGCGTAGCACAGGGAACCCCGAGCCGCAAGAAACCAGACAGACCGGAGGACGCTTTGTTCGCCATGTAG
- the tom1l2 gene encoding TOM1-like protein 2 isoform X3, with product MEFLLGNPYSTPVGHCIERATDGSLQNEDWTLNMEICDIINETEDGPKDAIRAVKKRLNGNRNYREVMLTLTVLETGVKNCGHRFHALVTSRDFVDGVLVKIISPKNNPPTIVQDKVLALIQAWADAFRSSPDLTGVVQVYEELKRKGIEFPLSELETLSPIRTPQRLASAPEGDSTLHKFSSTPQPPPQVIPPAYTAPQVPDIHAAGSINPTPEQICRLRSELDIVRGNTKVMSEMLTEMVPGQEDASDYELLQELNRTCRAMQQRIMELISCVSNESVTEELLHVNDDLNNIFLRFERYERFRSGRSSAQSVNNGVLSEATEDNLIDLGPGSPAVVSNMPNAPPTSLPPSITAPPGRPSSPATLASRLAGLDMGADSVSSTLSSLSSCKPPPGQDDFDVFAQTRTGAQPEPRTTTAAEDSITSEDPPPTLDVQQPTAGVIGDEGEEGEEGVTSEEFDKFLEERAKAAEMVPGLPSPPGGEPGVAQGTPSRKKPDRPEDALFAM from the exons ATGGAGTTCCTTTTGGGAAATCCTTACAGTACCCCTGTGGGGCATTGCATTG AGAGAGCTACTGATGGCTCTCTGCAAAATGAAGACTGGACCCTTAACATGGAAATATGTGACATCATCAATGAAACAGAGGATGG GCCAAAGGATGCCATTAGAGCAGTGAAGAAGAGGTTGAATGGCAACAGGAACTATAGGGAAGTGATGTTGACTTTAACG GTCCTGGAAACGGGTGTGAAGAACTGCGGTCATCGTTTCCATGCGTTGGTCACTAGCAGGGATTTTGTGGATGGCGTGCTAGTTAAAATAATCTCCCCTAAAAACAACCCGCCTACAATCGTACAAGATAAAGTACTCGCGCTGATTCAG GCATGGGCTGATGCGTTCAGGAGCAGTCCAGACCTCACAGGCGTTGTCCAGGTCTACGAGGAGCTAAAGAGGAAAGGCATCGAGTTCCCGctgtcagagctggagacccTTTCACCTATACGCACACCTCAGCGG TTGGCATCTGCTCCAGAGGGAGACTCCACCCTACACAAGTTCAGCTCCACTCCTCAGCCCCCTCCACAGGTCATCCCACCAGCCTACACCGCCCCTCAGGTCCCAGACATTCATGCCGCTGGATCCATCAATCCCACACCTGAACAG atctgcCGGCTGCGCAGTGAGCTGGACATTGTGCGTGGAAACACTAAAGTGATGTCGGAGATGTTGACCGAGATGGTCCCGGGACAGGAGGACGCTTCAGACTACGAGTTATTACAG gagctGAACAGGACTTGTAGAGCCATGCAGCAGAGGATAATGGAGCTCATCTCTTGTGTTTCCAATGAGTCAGTgactgaagagctgctgcatgTCAACGATGACCTCAACAACATTTTCCTACGCTTCGAAAG GTATGAGAGGTTTAGATCTGGACGGTCCTCGGCTCAGAGTGTCAACAACGGG GTCCTGAGCGAGGCGACGGAGGACAACCTGATAGACCTCGGCCCCGGCTCCCCGGCGGTCGTCAGCAACATGCCCAACGCACCCCCAACCAGCTTGCCCCCCTCCATCACAGCCCCCCCGGGAAGGCCTTCCTCTCCAGCCACCTTGGCGTCCCGCCTGGCCGGCCTCG ACATGGGTGCTGACAGTGTGAGCAGCACCCTGAGCTCTCTGTCCAGCTGTAAGCCCCCCCCGGGTCAGGACGACTTCGATGTGTTCGCTCAGACCCGAACCGGAGCGCAGCCCGAACCACGCACGAC GACTGCAGCAGAGGACAGCATCACCTCTGAAGACCCCCCCCCAACTCTGGACGTCCAGCAGCCGACTGCAGGAGTG ataggagatgaaggagaagaaggagaagaaggcgTGACAAGTGAAG AGTTCGACAAGTTCCTGGAGGAGCGAGCCAAAGCCGCAGAGATGGTGCCCGGCCTCCCGTCGCCCCCTGGTGGCGAGCCAGGCGTAGCACAGGGAACCCCGAGCCGCAAGAAACCAGACAGACCGGAGGACGCTTTGTTCGCCATGTAG
- the tom1l2 gene encoding TOM1-like protein 2 isoform X1 yields MEFLLGNPYSTPVGHCIERATDGSLQNEDWTLNMEICDIINETEDGPKDAIRAVKKRLNGNRNYREVMLTLTVLETGVKNCGHRFHALVTSRDFVDGVLVKIISPKNNPPTIVQDKVLALIQAWADAFRSSPDLTGVVQVYEELKRKGIEFPLSELETLSPIRTPQRLASAPEGDSTLHKFSSTPQPPPQVIPPAYTAPQVPDIHAAGSINPTPEQICRLRSELDIVRGNTKVMSEMLTEMVPGQEDASDYELLQELNRTCRAMQQRIMELISCVSNESVTEELLHVNDDLNNIFLRFERYERFRSGRSSAQSVNNGVLSEATEDNLIDLGPGSPAVVSNMPNAPPTSLPPSITAPPGRPSSPATLASRLAGLDMGADSVSSTLSSLSSCKPPPGQDDFDVFAQTRTGAQPEPRTTTAAEDSITSEDPPPTLDVQQPTAGVAGVLVCPPLDAAPQGVGGQSSVMDDIEEWLCTDVIGDEGEEGEEGVTSEEFDKFLEERAKAAEMVPGLPSPPGGEPGVAQGTPSRKKPDRPEDALFAM; encoded by the exons ATGGAGTTCCTTTTGGGAAATCCTTACAGTACCCCTGTGGGGCATTGCATTG AGAGAGCTACTGATGGCTCTCTGCAAAATGAAGACTGGACCCTTAACATGGAAATATGTGACATCATCAATGAAACAGAGGATGG GCCAAAGGATGCCATTAGAGCAGTGAAGAAGAGGTTGAATGGCAACAGGAACTATAGGGAAGTGATGTTGACTTTAACG GTCCTGGAAACGGGTGTGAAGAACTGCGGTCATCGTTTCCATGCGTTGGTCACTAGCAGGGATTTTGTGGATGGCGTGCTAGTTAAAATAATCTCCCCTAAAAACAACCCGCCTACAATCGTACAAGATAAAGTACTCGCGCTGATTCAG GCATGGGCTGATGCGTTCAGGAGCAGTCCAGACCTCACAGGCGTTGTCCAGGTCTACGAGGAGCTAAAGAGGAAAGGCATCGAGTTCCCGctgtcagagctggagacccTTTCACCTATACGCACACCTCAGCGG TTGGCATCTGCTCCAGAGGGAGACTCCACCCTACACAAGTTCAGCTCCACTCCTCAGCCCCCTCCACAGGTCATCCCACCAGCCTACACCGCCCCTCAGGTCCCAGACATTCATGCCGCTGGATCCATCAATCCCACACCTGAACAG atctgcCGGCTGCGCAGTGAGCTGGACATTGTGCGTGGAAACACTAAAGTGATGTCGGAGATGTTGACCGAGATGGTCCCGGGACAGGAGGACGCTTCAGACTACGAGTTATTACAG gagctGAACAGGACTTGTAGAGCCATGCAGCAGAGGATAATGGAGCTCATCTCTTGTGTTTCCAATGAGTCAGTgactgaagagctgctgcatgTCAACGATGACCTCAACAACATTTTCCTACGCTTCGAAAG GTATGAGAGGTTTAGATCTGGACGGTCCTCGGCTCAGAGTGTCAACAACGGG GTCCTGAGCGAGGCGACGGAGGACAACCTGATAGACCTCGGCCCCGGCTCCCCGGCGGTCGTCAGCAACATGCCCAACGCACCCCCAACCAGCTTGCCCCCCTCCATCACAGCCCCCCCGGGAAGGCCTTCCTCTCCAGCCACCTTGGCGTCCCGCCTGGCCGGCCTCG ACATGGGTGCTGACAGTGTGAGCAGCACCCTGAGCTCTCTGTCCAGCTGTAAGCCCCCCCCGGGTCAGGACGACTTCGATGTGTTCGCTCAGACCCGAACCGGAGCGCAGCCCGAACCACGCACGAC GACTGCAGCAGAGGACAGCATCACCTCTGAAGACCCCCCCCCAACTCTGGACGTCCAGCAGCCGACTGCAGGAGT ggcCGGGGTTTTGGTTTGTCCACCTCTCGATGCTGCCCCTCAGGGTGTCGGAGGCCAGTCCTCTGTCATGGATGACATAGAGGAGTGGCTGTGTACTGATGTG ataggagatgaaggagaagaaggagaagaaggcgTGACAAGTGAAG AGTTCGACAAGTTCCTGGAGGAGCGAGCCAAAGCCGCAGAGATGGTGCCCGGCCTCCCGTCGCCCCCTGGTGGCGAGCCAGGCGTAGCACAGGGAACCCCGAGCCGCAAGAAACCAGACAGACCGGAGGACGCTTTGTTCGCCATGTAG